One Vallitalea pronyensis genomic region harbors:
- a CDS encoding ABC transporter substrate-binding protein, whose translation MKRIGLMQVICVSVFLMLVGCSSAEQEENTVAHAEGTGASTTVEKGAKNEDSKEQEKKILNIGVQYSPSSLDTHKGYSGWHTSTYGITETLFKVGDDFSLEPLLAESGSADGLVWTILLKDNVQFSNGDPLVADMVVRNIMRVAAENPRFAYLADFTYEVVDDKTFTIASEIPFPTMLNTLSSCEMGMLHLDKITDFDNGIIATGPFVVESFESQEKTTLLRNENYWDGDVVLHKAVFYRIPDPDTLLMAMQNGEIDCYNGVNAAAMEIFSADPAAYNLVTVPATRLQMYFLNQERLNDKVRAAINLTVNAEDIVSYLGGTVSATAGPFSASSAYGKVHKPSVDTEAAITLLEEDGYVRNSGGYFEKDGKVLEVNIAYYPGRSLDVLATIMQEQLKHIGIQSVLTSEEKPDSTYIATRDFDIALYSMNADLSGDPAYFITNTLKDGAYYDVAGFDNADCEALITKLTSEMDTAKRAELANQIIQITIDDNAFGYVAIFNKSTVLSSGVSGFAETSPFDFYGIDAKTDKE comes from the coding sequence ATGAAAAGAATTGGTTTAATGCAAGTTATTTGTGTATCAGTTTTTTTAATGTTAGTTGGTTGCTCATCAGCTGAACAGGAAGAAAATACTGTAGCACACGCAGAAGGTACAGGAGCTTCTACTACCGTTGAGAAAGGGGCAAAAAACGAGGATTCAAAAGAACAGGAAAAGAAGATTTTGAATATAGGCGTACAGTATTCACCCAGTTCCTTAGATACACACAAGGGCTATAGTGGATGGCATACAAGTACTTATGGTATTACAGAAACACTTTTTAAAGTAGGAGATGATTTTTCTCTTGAGCCATTATTAGCTGAAAGTGGTAGTGCAGATGGCCTTGTTTGGACAATTCTACTTAAAGATAATGTTCAATTTTCTAATGGTGATCCATTGGTGGCAGATATGGTGGTTCGCAATATTATGCGTGTTGCTGCTGAAAACCCAAGATTTGCTTATTTAGCTGACTTTACATATGAAGTGGTAGATGATAAGACTTTTACGATTGCAAGTGAAATTCCTTTTCCTACCATGCTGAATACGTTGTCAAGTTGTGAAATGGGTATGCTTCATTTAGACAAAATAACAGATTTTGATAATGGGATTATTGCAACAGGTCCCTTTGTTGTAGAGTCTTTTGAATCCCAAGAAAAAACCACACTCCTAAGAAATGAAAACTATTGGGATGGTGATGTTGTCTTACATAAAGCTGTATTTTATCGTATACCAGATCCAGACACATTATTAATGGCAATGCAAAATGGCGAAATTGATTGCTATAACGGTGTTAATGCAGCAGCCATGGAGATTTTTAGTGCAGACCCAGCAGCTTATAATCTGGTAACCGTTCCAGCAACACGCCTTCAAATGTATTTTTTAAATCAAGAAAGATTGAATGACAAAGTACGTGCAGCCATTAACTTAACGGTGAATGCAGAAGATATTGTATCTTACTTAGGTGGTACAGTGAGTGCAACAGCAGGTCCATTTAGTGCTTCAAGTGCATATGGTAAGGTGCATAAGCCGTCTGTAGATACAGAAGCTGCCATTACTTTACTTGAAGAAGATGGATATGTACGAAACAGCGGAGGTTATTTTGAGAAAGATGGCAAGGTACTCGAAGTTAACATCGCTTATTACCCTGGTCGTTCTCTAGATGTATTGGCAACAATTATGCAGGAGCAATTAAAGCATATTGGTATACAATCTGTTTTAACCAGTGAAGAAAAACCGGATAGCACTTATATTGCAACAAGAGATTTTGATATTGCGTTATACAGTATGAATGCAGACCTATCTGGTGATCCGGCATATTTCATTACGAATACGTTAAAAGATGGTGCCTATTATGATGTTGCTGGTTTTGATAATGCAGATTGTGAAGCATTAATTACAAAATTGACCAGTGAAATGGATACAGCAAAGCGAGCAGAATTAGCGAACCAAATTATTCAAATCACCATAGATGACAACGCATTTGGTTATGTTGCAATTTTCAATAAGTCAACAGTACTGAGCTCAGGTGTTTCTGGTTTTGCAGAAACAAGTCCATTTGATTTCTATGGCATTGATGCTAAGACGGATAAAGAATAA
- the nikB gene encoding nickel ABC transporter permease has protein sequence MAQYVIKRLLQLIPILFGVSILTFALLYMAPGDPAQQRLRFNGVIVSEDILHDMRHEMGLDKPFGIQYGTWLFKLLQGDMGTSYKDGINVSNKLWEAFGYTLLLSSLSMGLSILIAFPLGVYTAIRQGRVTDNIIRMISFMGNSVPNFLICILLMYFLCIRYKWFPIIAQNNIQGLLLPTLSLSIPMCSRLLRQVRTEMLEQLNKDYIASTRVRGVKEGYILFFNALRNALPGIITVVGLSIGTLLGGSVVIENIFMWPGIGKLVMEAIVNRDYPVVQGFVILTAAMYVITNLVIDISYRYLDPRIKP, from the coding sequence ATGGCTCAGTATGTGATAAAAAGGTTGTTACAGTTAATTCCTATTTTATTTGGGGTATCCATTCTTACATTTGCATTGCTTTATATGGCACCTGGCGATCCTGCTCAACAACGCTTAAGATTCAATGGTGTTATCGTTTCAGAAGACATATTACATGACATGAGACATGAAATGGGTTTAGATAAACCTTTTGGGATACAGTATGGTACTTGGTTGTTCAAGTTGTTGCAGGGAGATATGGGTACCAGCTATAAAGATGGTATAAACGTGTCGAATAAGCTGTGGGAAGCATTTGGATACACCCTGCTTTTATCCAGCTTAAGCATGGGATTATCTATTCTAATAGCTTTTCCATTAGGTGTATACACGGCTATACGTCAAGGTCGTGTCACAGATAATATCATTCGGATGATTAGTTTTATGGGTAATAGTGTGCCTAACTTTTTAATTTGTATTTTACTCATGTATTTCTTATGCATTCGTTATAAATGGTTTCCTATTATCGCACAGAATAATATACAAGGACTGCTATTGCCTACATTATCCCTTTCGATTCCTATGTGCAGCCGTCTACTGCGACAAGTACGTACAGAAATGTTGGAACAATTGAATAAAGATTATATTGCAAGCACAAGAGTTCGAGGTGTAAAAGAGGGTTATATTCTCTTCTTTAACGCCTTGAGAAATGCACTGCCAGGCATCATAACGGTTGTTGGTTTATCCATTGGTACGTTACTTGGTGGTAGTGTGGTCATCGAGAATATTTTTATGTGGCCAGGGATTGGCAAGTTAGTGATGGAGGCAATTGTCAATCGTGACTATCCAGTGGTACAAGGTTTTGTCATACTTACCGCTGCCATGTATGTGATCACGAATTTAGTGATTGATATAAGTTATAGGTATTTGGATCCAAGAATTAAGCCATAA